The genomic interval CATATCTCCAAATCGCATCCAAGAAATAGTTGGGAGGGAGGGGTCATCAAAGGTCGCGGAAGTTTTCCAAGAATCAATTTAATTACCATCGTATATGTCCACACGCCAATACGAAAttagaaaattcaaaattgtcAAACTGCCAAAGCAGTAGACGAAGAGTGATAATTTCCAAGTGAATATTAAACTATACAATTTACTGGACTATTAATGTTGTTAGGCCACTGGAATTTGTGTATACGTTCAATTACGATTCAATAATGGTCTAATAAAGCAAAAATTGTTCTTATTATTATGTCGATTAAGATGCACATCATAAGAAACGTAATATCTCAATTGGAGGCGCCAGGAAAAATAAGTATGCCAATTatgttatttgaataaaaagaaaacacgaTTTCTAATCTATTGGAGAAGGCCTTTCAATAAAAATACTAATCTCTCATCTGACTGCTGGACGTGAAAAGTAATTGAATGGCAAATATTTTCAAAGCATTTGCGATCACGTGTCTCAAatcttatattattttctaatatCCAGGAACAGAGGACAAGGGGGCCCTTATTTTTAGCTTAATTTTGTGTCCCACTGTTTAGATCCTTGATCCCCCGCCAACATCACacctacactctaaattacagggatttaaaataagtctaGATGGattgtagttagggaccaatcgatttctggattttgttttaatcctaaagacttaaatttaaatctcaaatgatttaaatttaaattaaatttaaatctttcgagatttaaaaaaggaatctgaAGGATTCAATTAAATccggaattcgattggtccctaactacagtccatgtggactaattttaaatccctgtaatttagagtgtacaatatacaaaataaataaatgtaaaacgTGTTTTAAATAAATGTAACAAAAGTCCCTTctgacttaaaaaaatatatcttcgAGTACAAACTAATTCCTTAGAGGTCAGGGTGAAGCCACTTCTTTCATCGGGGTTTTAAACTTTTTTCAACTACGGACGACAGTACCTTTCTATTTCATGAACTTGCCAGTTTAGTCATTATTGGTTTAGAGATTAGAGAAGCGCAATATAGCAATTAGGGCTAAATGTCAGCATGTGTGGATCTAGGAGGCCGAGTGGCAATATTCTCCTCTTGACTcttttttaacttgtcaaattttgtgtCATGGGGGAAATTCTCAGCGTTAGTGGggattatgttttctttttcttcttttttgaaGGCCATTTTTTAAAGCCCCCCACCCCTTTGGTAAACATTAGATTCGCCCTTGTAGTTTCAGAGAGTTAAAGGAAGATGGAAAGATTGTTTGAAGGGAACGTCAAGCTGGGCAAATAACTTTCATTTGCGGCATAAcgataaaaaagtttttttttcttccaatagTATTTAGCTTTTTGGGAAAATTGTAACTttagagattgaaaataaaaatttatatttataataaatcattcaaCCTGACTCCGCAATTTTGGTCACGCCATTCCCGTTACATAATTCTGGAAATGGAACCAGAAATACttgaacaaaatgaaatgatccCATCCCTTCCACCCACTTAAATATACATTATTCATGGTTATGACATGGCATACAATAGTACGGAGCCCATTAACATGATGAATTCTGTTCAGTTAAATCTCATATAATAACAACGTTAAAACATGTCACTGACATACATTATTCCACCATTCTCAAAGCGCAGCATAACATCACACCATTCACTCACGTCACCTACAATTTTACGATCAATCACTTCACTGCTTATCACATGACACTGTCATCACATGACCCTCTCACGTGATTATACCATGCCACAAATTTTCTTCTTATACACCAGCGAGTAGAGGGTATGCAATGACAAAtgtgaaatatcaaataatctCATGTCACAAAACACTTGTCGCCAACATTCACTTTCATGTCCATATCGAATAACTATATCATTGATCACACGTCACGAAACATTTTTGTTCGTTCCAACCTTGACTCAAACATTCCATctttttttccatgatcacgTGACTTGGAATCTTACCAATGAGAGGAGAGCAACGCCCGATGCAAAGTTTAACATGAGCGGTACGATGTCGAACTTGCCGGCGACCCCGGTGATCTTGACTTGGAAGAGGATGCCATAGGCCTTGGTCAAGTCTCGGTACTCCGTGTTGTTGATTCTGTAGAATTTCCCAAATCTGGGTAAAAGTGAAACCTGATTCATTGGCTATTAGTGACGTAACTCGGTCAACACGTATTGAGCGCATAACTTCACATTTAGCTGCTTTGTGTTTTACGTAACCGTGGTGGCGTTCCTTAAGTCTGATTTTACTTTTACTGCCAAAAAATGATACCTACTCTCAAAAATCAAAactatattaatttcaaagtgaGATCAAAGTGATGActtctcacattttttttttacaaaatgatttggATGACTCAAATGACATGCATGTGAAATGGGGGTAAGGTCCAAATTAAACACATTTTTGACATTGTGCTCTTTGACAAATCCAGACATCTATTTCACACAACACCACGGCTACAAGCCAAATACGTGTACATGACATCACTATTAGCCACTTGCTGCATCAcaatatacatgaaatcacaattcatcaaaaaataatacaagtaataaaaaaagagagtatACAGGTCAAGCAGGCTTGTGGTAAATTGTTgcatgaaaaatcaaatgaaacgttttatggtgttgtttaaaaaaatgaattattcgcGCGAGAagatttggaaatgatttcGTCCAGTTTGGCAAGATTCGGTACATTTTCTTCAAAACATATTTAACAAAGAATCATTAAAAGTCAAGTCTACCCCCATCGCTTCCAAAATTGAACAAAGAAATATCTAAGAACCATGACGTcgaaatgtattgaaaattagAAGGTTGTGGCATTTTACAAGTcggttattttttaaatcaaatagtggtgacataccatcggtctgTTTGGAGTCGGCTTCGTCAATGTAACTGCGAACATGATATCGTACGAACAAAACCGACTACAAACCGAACAGTGTAATGGTATGGTATTGTAAATAatggtctggagtcggttttcACATATGGGATTGTCGCATAAGACGTAATAATTTCATGTTCCTTTTCTAACTAGAAAACTATTCGCAATCACTGCCGTTGCCGCCGCCACCACCACATCATCAGAATTTAGGAGACGTCGCGCTGCTTTATCAgactattattttgtttgtttcttcacAATAAAGCTTGACCTCTATACCTGTTTAGACAATAGTGCCAAAAGTACAAAAGAAAGCTTTCCAAACAATTATCCAATTCTATCAACAAATTGGGAAGGGATGGATGAGAAATATGGGAGAAAGATAAACAAGAGAAATAAGGGGGAAAATGAACGATGAATCATGGATGACGTAACACATGGAATCAACTCGTGCGTCATTTACTAGCAAGTAGAAGACAGTCTTTGTTTACATTGCATTGATTTCAATCAAATAAAAGCTACCATGTATTCCAACAGTCATTAATTACATCATTATTTTCCAAATGCAGGGGACAGACGTTCCACAACCAGTTTGAGCTGGATGCATTTAGATTAAAAGACCTCCAAAGCTTGTTTAGCATTATCACTCAACATGATATCCTGTAGCTATTATCTTGaccatcattgtcattttcaaaTGGGGATGCTTTGATAGAGAAGTATTTcgattattatttattgtgaATTGTGCCGATGGATTTTCGTTTAACCTTTACACATCCACGGCAACGCGATACACATTAATCTGCATAGTTCTGAgtgatacactgcaaaaacacccgAGTTGAtataacaccagcccggtatctatatcggaaaacaccgagttacgattgatccaatcaatcgtaactctatggaaatccatcagtgtcataattttttatacaggaaatctgccaaatgtcctttgtaaacaaaggagaacacaccaaactgtcaagaaatcaatgaactttcatatctacattcatatctagaacaatttttgagcaaacatgcattgtatatgttgactttgctggctttccatagttgcgattgatcggatcaatcgcaactctttgtaagacggaccccagaagtgttgaaacaacaccagctTAGAATCAAATCGATCTTGGTTTAAAACTGATTAGTGGTCTTCAAatgcctatctggtgttagcctAGTACCGAAGTGGTGCtgttcaacacctctctggtggtTTCcaatatagataccgggctacTGTTAGATCAGCATCggggtttttgcagtgtaaatgATTAAAATGCTTTTACGCATAACGTcgatttcttcaccataaatgaaatgaacctttccaaagaaaataattttcttatgaAATAAAGTGATATTATTTGTTGTTGCAAATCTCAAGCATATGCTAACCCAGTGCATACACACATAAACACACACTCACACTCACATGGAAATTAATCTACCAAAAAAACTATATTTCCACGAGCCTAGCTCAATTCCACCTATGTGCCAAACATCATGCCATTGCAAACTACTTGTTAATTTTCTTGATCAAGAacattaaataaatacatacccTACTCTGAGTGGTGTGTCGAAGTAGCTTATTGTTtgataagaataaataaataaggaataaattaTGGCAGCATAATGTTGCAAATTGGCCTCTTTTCTGATGTTGTTCAATCATTTGCATATCTTTTAGAGCAACTCTATCGACACACTTaatataaacaaacataacacatTGCTTGATAGAAATATTCTACAAACTGAGAATATGGAAATAAACATTTCAGCATGAAAAGTACATCAACAGAGAAGATCAACAGGCTGGCGTCAAAATGAACATTGGTTTTGATCGTCGCTCTTCTGCTTTGCCATCCAATCAGTAAAGAGCCTCGGATCACGTGACGTCCACATTCCGCCATTTTGGACAGTTTGAACAGCCTTGCCTGGTTAGACTCACATCTACACCATCCAGCATTAACTCTACACAAAACTGCGTGAGAGCAAACACAGCAGAACATCACTTTCTCACTACCGATTATCTCGTGCACAAAAGACATTGATGAAATGCGAGAGTGGAACGTGCAAATATCATATTACCTGAAATTAAAGCCGCCGGCTATCTTTGCATCTTGTTCGTCCGCCCGTATGAAGCGATATTTTGGCAAACAGAGGTTATAGGACATATCTAAATTGCAGTTCCATTGAATGTCGATCGTTATTACCCCGCCCTGTGAAAGAGACATTTGGAGAAGAGGAGAAATCAAGTTTAGATTTAGAGGTATAGGAAGTCGGTATCTAGGTTGAACCAAATCACGGGAAAGCTGATGCCTCAAGGGAAGTTAAAGACGACAATTTGAGATTGTGATTTGTACTGtgaaaaagaaatcatataTATTTCCGAGAGAGTGGGACCGAAacagacggggggggggggggtgacgggATACGAGGATAGAGATAATAAAACGCGCGAGAGAGGGGGATCTTTTGAGATGGGGGAGACAGAGAAGGAGAAACAGGGGGTAATTTTGTCGGATTGCTTAACGTTTATGAGTACACGAAACAGGAGAAAAAAGTAACTACGGTGACGATACTTCAAAATAGTAAGAAATTATTAGTCGAAAGAAAGGATTGGACAAACCAATATCAAGCAGGTTACTCTTCCTTAGATTTTGTCATCTGCAATTTGCTCTCCGATAAAGTCAGTAAAAAGGGTAATATTGTTAATCACGAGACTctctaaataaaaataataatttgctaAAACGTAAACAAACTAAAAGATCAATTTTTTTCGTTTAATCCCATTTGTAGATAAATAAGCTTGATTTTAGGTTGATCAAAAATGCTTATCATATCTGAAATTTAATGGCCTTGCCTATGAAAACTACAGCAAATATGATCGTTCCATTCcgtatctttcttatttttgttgttgaaaagtGTCAAAGCCTCGACTAACTTCGGAATAGTTAATATGTTTAAATATCTTATAAGATTGGACTGTCTCTTTTGGTGCTTCATCTCCATTCTATTTCTTTCCCTGCCTCCAGGATAATTGATTATCTCTCCAAGGAAACATTCGAAGTTTGAATGTGGCAAACTAATGGAATGATCATGCTGAAAGCACGAAGAGATACATCTTTTAGAATCTCCTCTAGGACCCCTAGGCGGCGAGCCACTGCAGGAAATTCATCGGGGATGAGTAGAAATACTCTTTGAAATTAAGGCAAGATAAAAGTTTATGAGACGATTCAAAAGTAAATCATCTCCATTATATAttaaccctttttttcattcataagtGCTAACGGAAATTTAAAGAGAACGgtccatggattttttttcattgtcatgTAATACTCAGAAAGGCTCtaattcaataaaaagagtTTACAATAATCATACGTTGCttaaattcaaaataatgaaaaaattaagtCACTATCTTCCAGAAAGCGAGAATCAGTTGTGTGAGCATTTTATAGCTGTTTTACAAAACTAGTCGCAAACCATCTTGCCATTAATCACAGTCTAACAATATTTTTCTACTCCTGGGATATGGACACACAACTACATTCATAATTCACACTGCATACTTTTAtcctgcattttttttatttattttttttattttatctaaatTCGGAAGTCGATCATTTGCAATGCCTAACTATCCATTTACGAGACTGAGTTCACTTTGATCTAAATACATCATTTGCATTTGGAACCAATGCAGTCGATCCACATATCAATTCTTCAAagaaatgtcccttttttgtAACGCGTTTGCTATTTTATAGTACGTCCAGGccgttttttgtcttttttacaATATGATTACATAGGAGACCTTAAAACGACGTCTACGAGTGTTCAATTAAAAACTAgatgtttttgtttcattcagCAAGTATGAATAAAGTTGAATACGCCTGAGGTAAAAATTAGCACCTCAGCTAGAATTAAGTCACATCTTACTCCCATTTATGACGTCATCCGTAACAGAGGGTCAATGCAAAAGAGCAAATTAGCTATTTCGTTTGACGAAGGcctattaaacaaatatatacatcAATGCATATCTAGCAGTTAGTCAAATTTCGTTGCTCAAATacctggatatttttttttaatatctaaaCTTTGAGTACAAACACCGGTGCGGGATACGTAATTATCTAAACTACGAGTAGACCTATATAAACTGAGAGATGAAttaatatttcttttctatttaattatattataaACTCGTTTGTTATGCACATGTATAATGCATTCATGCTTTTGTCACGTTATAAACTaataacagatagatagatgacGTATACGCGTAAGATATTTTGGTTTCATTCAATAAGAATGATTACAGCTGAACGCACCAGAGGTAAATTAGCACCTCAGCTAGAATCAAATAACATCTTACTCCCATTCATGGTATGGCGTCATTCGTAAAAGAGGACCAATCTAAAATTACAAATTAGCTATATCACCAAACAAAGGACTATTCAACTAAAATATGTATACATACAATTAATGCATATTAAAAGTCGATTTTGTTGCTCCAATTTCCGTGTAttcattcatcaaaattttaaccacATAAACCATTAAGGTGAAATTATCTATTCATTAAAGTTCCAAGTACATGaactaaacaaaatattagtCTATAATGGCGGCTGATGAACCTTACTTGATTAAATAGGCAATAACCAGTCTGCGTACTATAACGAATCATTTATACATAATCATTCACTCAGATTATTATCTCGATTATTTATAGTAAGAATATAAATCAAGAATCAATGTCACGGTACTTTACtcattcttgaaaaaaaaatgaacgatcaagctaaacaaaaaataatcgtCATCGGatgaatatagaaaataaaacaattaaaataataCGATATATTCACTACTTCCATACTGATGATCAACAAATGATCAAAATCAATGGCATTGAATTCCCCAAAATACATTGCCCTagaaatcataaaaattatttttaaaaagtcaatcatattttaaaaaataacccCAATCCAGAGTGGGCTACCTATCAATAAAACAATACAAACTGATTAAACTTACCTTAATAGCCATTTGTCTAAAGCTTTGTCCTGTTTCTGACACAATAGTTCCTAATCTGAATATAGGGCATAAAGGATCACTGAGCCGACTGTATCGACACGATCTTAGATACATTGGGTCCGTGGTATCTA from Lytechinus pictus isolate F3 Inbred chromosome 2, Lp3.0, whole genome shotgun sequence carries:
- the LOC135153214 gene encoding P2X purinoceptor 4-like, encoding MYLRSCRYSRLSDPLCPIFRLGTIVSETGQSFRQMAIKGGVITIDIQWNCNLDMSYNLCLPKYRFIRADEQDAKIAGGFNFSYFDTPLRVGFGKFYRINNTEYRDLTKAYGILFQVKITGVAGKFDIVPLMLNFASGVALLSLNYVTGMA